In bacterium, a genomic segment contains:
- a CDS encoding IS630 transposase-related protein — protein sequence MKTYSPDLRQRIVNAVDSGIGTFCEIARLFGVHGSFIYKMLRQRQQLGHIAPLPHGGGAHQKLDDRTLDFLIDLVEQVPYITLNELRLKCQRQAKIKVSVSTIWYGLERRKTTVKKSRSAQEADPADGAAFSKK from the coding sequence CCAGATCTCCGTCAGCGAATTGTCAATGCGGTTGACAGCGGCATTGGCACCTTTTGTGAAATAGCAAGGTTGTTCGGCGTCCATGGATCATTCATTTACAAAATGCTGCGGCAACGCCAACAACTAGGCCATATTGCGCCTTTGCCTCATGGTGGCGGTGCTCACCAAAAACTTGATGATAGAACCCTTGACTTCTTGATTGATCTAGTGGAGCAAGTACCGTATATAACTTTGAACGAGCTTCGCTTGAAATGCCAAAGGCAGGCCAAGATCAAGGTCAGCGTCTCAACCATTTGGTATGGCTTGGAGAGACGCAAAACAACAGTAAAAAAGTCGCGATCAGCGCAAGAGGCTGATCCGGCAGATGGAGCCGCATTCAGCAAAAAGTAG
- a CDS encoding DUF72 domain-containing protein produces MALTLADYERLIKWGSCSWNYPVGWQGVVYHDHKSETDLPLFRSPAVTPHGLAGTAVIKQKKIGGTYRADLLAQYCAFKPFATLCFDMTHYRLFTAGELAEFARYLTPNFPVVIKVWQGLTKIGHWHKAGTATYERQRNENFLNARVFADQFLSPYRRAFAGHAAMFLFEFMRLGYYDTARQRWSNPDPRRFNRALQQFFAAVPKDFRYAVELRDRNLVNAEYAQVLRQHGVAHCFNQWESMRLLREQFALVGFTAPFAAVRVLTPPRVKYAAVQKAYAPYDRIHRRLPEMRADMELLIEHALQHSVDLSLLINNRAEGNAPATVQELDAALRRKLAAPAKTPAPDRIPALATNI; encoded by the coding sequence ATGGCTTTAACGCTGGCAGATTACGAACGCTTGATCAAATGGGGAAGCTGCAGTTGGAACTATCCGGTGGGATGGCAGGGCGTGGTTTATCATGACCACAAAAGTGAAACCGATTTGCCCTTGTTTCGCAGCCCTGCTGTCACGCCGCACGGCCTAGCCGGCACTGCCGTGATCAAACAGAAAAAAATCGGCGGTACTTATCGCGCCGACTTGCTGGCGCAATATTGTGCCTTCAAACCGTTCGCCACGCTGTGCTTTGACATGACGCATTACCGGCTGTTTACCGCCGGCGAGCTGGCGGAGTTCGCGCGCTATTTGACTCCGAATTTTCCGGTGGTGATCAAAGTCTGGCAGGGGCTTACCAAGATCGGCCATTGGCACAAGGCGGGCACCGCGACTTATGAGCGCCAGCGCAATGAAAATTTCCTCAATGCGCGGGTTTTTGCCGATCAGTTTCTCTCACCTTACCGCCGCGCCTTTGCCGGACACGCCGCCATGTTTCTGTTCGAATTCATGCGGCTGGGTTATTATGACACGGCACGGCAACGCTGGAGCAATCCTGACCCGCGCCGCTTCAACCGGGCCTTGCAGCAATTCTTTGCCGCCGTGCCCAAGGATTTCCGTTATGCCGTAGAACTCAGAGACCGCAACCTGGTCAATGCCGAATATGCTCAAGTCTTGCGTCAACACGGCGTGGCCCATTGCTTCAACCAGTGGGAGTCGATGCGGTTGCTGCGGGAACAATTCGCGCTCGTGGGCTTCACCGCGCCGTTCGCCGCGGTGCGGGTGTTGACCCCGCCGCGGGTGAAATATGCCGCGGTGCAAAAAGCCTATGCGCCCTATGATCGCATTCACCGCCGCCTGCCGGAGATGCGCGCAGACATGGAATTATTGATCGAGCACGCGCTGCAGCATTCGGTTGATCTCTCGCTGCTCATCAACAACCGCGCCGAGGGCAATGCTCCGGCTACGGTGCAAGAATTGGATGCTGCCCTGCGCCGGAAGCTCGCTGCGCCGGCGAAAACACCCGCGCCGGATCGCATACCGGCGCTTGCAACAAACATTTGA
- a CDS encoding DUF1566 domain-containing protein translates to MGKRDFAQEEDHSLPAGRHQTAGHFGQQGFYINLRDAAKATTALLGALGLDAQPLVETAAKETVAAVPHGPLTANQETAPPPQAQPKLAKAKTADQKPLPQEPSPPQPSKSLRPNQKVTSLRFKPVENLSPDAVPAMLKEKGFFDYYINKHGRGLRHQYESVERNGAKLVIDHATGLTWQRGGSEELMTFANALKYLEQLNRERFAGYNDWRLPTLEEAMSLMEPEKRNRDLYIDPVFDKNQHWIWTADKEASGGAWVVYFYGGACTHGGVHDPNYVRAVRSGQS, encoded by the coding sequence ATGGGAAAACGCGATTTCGCTCAAGAAGAAGATCATTCCCTGCCTGCTGGACGGCACCAAACTGCCGGGCATTTTGGCCAGCAAGGCTTTTATATCAATTTGCGTGATGCTGCAAAAGCAACAACAGCTTTGCTGGGCGCTTTGGGATTGGATGCCCAACCCTTGGTTGAGACCGCGGCAAAGGAAACAGTCGCCGCCGTGCCGCACGGTCCGCTGACTGCAAATCAAGAAACTGCTCCACCGCCGCAAGCCCAACCCAAGCTGGCCAAAGCCAAAACTGCCGACCAGAAGCCGTTACCACAAGAACCCTCGCCCCCGCAACCATCAAAGTCTCTGCGGCCGAATCAGAAAGTCACAAGCCTGCGTTTCAAACCAGTGGAGAATCTTTCCCCAGATGCAGTGCCGGCCATGCTCAAGGAAAAGGGATTCTTTGACTACTACATAAACAAGCATGGCCGCGGCTTACGGCATCAGTATGAAAGCGTCGAGCGGAATGGCGCAAAGCTGGTGATTGATCACGCTACCGGTCTCACTTGGCAGCGAGGTGGATCGGAAGAGTTAATGACCTTCGCAAACGCGTTGAAATACCTCGAACAACTCAATCGCGAGAGGTTTGCGGGCTATAATGACTGGCGCTTGCCGACGCTCGAGGAGGCGATGTCTTTGATGGAGCCTGAGAAAAGGAATCGTGATCTTTATATCGATCCGGTGTTTGACAAGAACCAACATTGGATCTGGACCGCGGACAAAGAGGCGTCGGGCGGGGCGTGGGTTGTTTATTTCTACGGTGGCGCCTGCACCCACGGCGGCGTGCACGACCCCAACTACGTCCGTGCCGTGCGCTCCGGACAATCTTGA
- a CDS encoding transposase, producing MFIDEYGTKTRMNRSHARSAKDKRAHMSEAFDPAVRLSVISALSLTGVGPTLTIEGSVDGQVFEDYVEHFLSRELTRDDIVMMDNIRFHYNQRILAKLRDLGARVEYLPAYSPDPNPLEECISKIKAILRKKRSTTRKKLETALKQAINEVTKSDIAGWSR from the coding sequence TTGTTTATCGATGAATATGGCACCAAAACGAGGATGAATCGTTCTCATGCGCGATCTGCCAAAGACAAAAGAGCACACATGTCCGAGGCCTTCGACCCTGCGGTCAGACTGTCAGTGATCAGTGCACTGTCTTTGACAGGCGTTGGTCCCACGCTCACAATCGAAGGCAGCGTTGATGGTCAAGTTTTTGAAGATTATGTCGAACATTTCCTTTCTCGCGAATTGACGCGCGATGACATTGTGATGATGGACAACATCAGGTTTCATTATAACCAAAGGATTCTCGCCAAGCTTCGCGATCTCGGAGCTCGTGTTGAATATTTGCCAGCCTATAGCCCGGATCCTAACCCCTTGGAGGAATGTATTTCAAAGATCAAGGCTATACTGCGGAAGAAACGCTCAACGACAAGAAAGAAACTTGAGACTGCTCTTAAGCAAGCCATCAATGAAGTGACGAAGAGTGACATTGCCGGTTGGTCCAGGTAG
- a CDS encoding SOS response-associated peptidase, which produces MCGRYTNTANLDAMQMRFDFDTEETDFVPRYNLAPTQYAPVLILDQNGHRRLEMMRWGLIPHWAKDASIGNRMINARSETIQEKPVFRSSFKKYRCLVPADGFYEWQKTGKTKQPLRIMLKSRQLFAMAGLWAKWQGPDGKEIRSFTILTTTPNALLKQIHDRMPVILPPDLEEAWLKSEDIDQLQGLLVPYPAQELTAYEVSTLVNSPKNEVEDCIKPKQD; this is translated from the coding sequence ATGTGCGGACGTTACACCAACACAGCCAACCTGGACGCGATGCAAATGCGCTTTGATTTCGACACCGAGGAAACGGATTTTGTGCCGCGCTACAACCTGGCGCCGACGCAATACGCGCCCGTGCTCATCCTCGATCAAAACGGCCATCGGCGGCTGGAGATGATGCGCTGGGGCTTGATTCCGCATTGGGCCAAAGACGCCAGCATTGGCAATCGCATGATCAATGCCCGCAGCGAGACCATTCAGGAGAAGCCGGTCTTCAGGTCATCCTTCAAGAAATACCGCTGTCTGGTGCCGGCCGATGGCTTCTATGAATGGCAAAAAACCGGCAAAACCAAGCAGCCGCTGCGCATCATGCTGAAATCGCGCCAGCTTTTTGCGATGGCCGGACTGTGGGCGAAGTGGCAGGGGCCGGACGGCAAGGAAATCAGATCCTTTACCATTCTCACCACTACGCCCAACGCGTTGCTGAAGCAGATCCACGACCGCATGCCGGTGATCCTTCCGCCTGATCTTGAAGAGGCCTGGCTCAAGAGCGAAGACATTGATCAACTGCAAGGCCTGCTCGTGCCTTATCCGGCGCAGGAGCTGACGGCTTACGAAGTCTCGACGCTCGTCAACAGTCCGAAAAATGAGGTCGAGGATTGCATCAAGCCGAAGCAAGACTGA